The Gillisia sp. Hel_I_86 genome has a segment encoding these proteins:
- a CDS encoding TIGR03364 family FAD-dependent oxidoreductase, whose product MEDKYDLIVVGGGVLGTFHAYHALKKGFRVALIEKDAKPMGATVRNFGQVVPSGMNLKWQAYGRESLRIYKEIQQVFDISLRQNGTVYLASNQEEQQLLEELFQINQRNNYESRLLSKNECLKNYRGLKSSYALAGLYFPQEVTIEPRTMIYKLHRYLNEEYSLHILYNTAVTNCITVNNNVEVSISKRAEPLKAKKVIVCNGNEFKVLFSEIFEKSNIEVTKLQMLQTKPQVNYTLPGSILTGWSIRRYEAFVECPSYQEIKSREAVHSKQKKWGVHILFKQAVDGSIIIGDSHEYTTVDKIDQLGFDLDQNIDNFMLNEAKKIFQLPNFDIQRRWYGLYSQCTSKDLFVYDIDENIHIATAIGGKGMTGSAGFSKENINRILNIK is encoded by the coding sequence ATGGAAGACAAATATGATTTGATTGTAGTAGGGGGTGGTGTCCTGGGGACATTTCATGCCTATCACGCTTTAAAAAAAGGGTTTAGAGTGGCCTTAATTGAAAAAGATGCCAAACCTATGGGGGCCACTGTACGTAATTTTGGTCAAGTAGTACCTTCTGGAATGAACTTGAAATGGCAGGCATATGGACGTGAAAGTTTGCGAATTTATAAGGAAATTCAACAAGTTTTTGATATTTCTTTACGGCAGAACGGTACGGTTTATCTTGCTTCCAATCAGGAAGAGCAACAGTTGCTGGAAGAGCTTTTCCAAATTAATCAACGTAACAATTATGAGTCCAGGTTACTTAGCAAAAATGAGTGCTTAAAAAATTACAGGGGGCTAAAATCCTCTTATGCACTGGCCGGTTTATATTTTCCACAGGAAGTTACCATAGAGCCCCGTACAATGATATATAAGCTACACCGTTACCTTAATGAAGAATACAGTCTTCACATTTTATATAATACAGCAGTCACAAACTGTATTACAGTGAATAATAACGTTGAAGTTTCTATCTCCAAAAGAGCAGAGCCTCTCAAAGCAAAAAAAGTCATCGTTTGTAATGGCAACGAATTTAAAGTTCTTTTTTCCGAAATCTTTGAAAAAAGTAATATAGAAGTTACAAAATTACAAATGCTACAAACCAAGCCCCAAGTCAATTATACCCTTCCGGGCTCCATTCTCACCGGCTGGTCCATCCGTCGCTACGAAGCTTTTGTCGAGTGTCCGTCTTATCAGGAGATAAAATCTCGCGAAGCCGTGCATAGCAAGCAAAAAAAATGGGGTGTACATATCCTTTTCAAACAAGCTGTGGATGGTTCGATAATTATTGGGGATTCCCATGAATACACTACAGTAGATAAAATTGACCAATTGGGTTTCGATCTAGACCAAAATATTGACAATTTTATGCTCAACGAAGCAAAAAAAATCTTCCAATTGCCCAATTTTGATATTCAGAGGAGATGGTATGGCCTGTATTCCCAATGTACCTCTAAAGACTTATTTGTGTATGATATAGATGAAAATATACATATAGCCACAGCAATAGGCGGCAAGGGAATGACAGGGAGTGCAGGCTTTTCAAAAGAAAATATAAATAGAATTTTAAATATCAAATAA
- a CDS encoding phosphonatase-like hydrolase, giving the protein MNKFKMGVFDMAGTTVDEKNLVYKTLEEAISEYGYQVNLSFVLVHGAGKEKHQAIKDILKALNIKANLDRETDKIYEKFKHKLDMVYRHIEVRPFDGALEVFRSLRKDGVKIVLNTGYDRETAEYLLSGLNWQIGVDFDLLVTADEVKNGRPAPDMILLAMKEFVIDDAGMVFKIGDSSVDIEEGKNAGCGLTFGITTGAQNKDQLKQALPDYIIQTLKELPKILLERSV; this is encoded by the coding sequence ATGAACAAATTTAAAATGGGCGTGTTCGATATGGCAGGGACCACAGTGGACGAAAAAAACCTCGTTTATAAAACACTAGAAGAAGCAATTTCGGAATATGGCTACCAGGTCAATTTATCATTTGTATTGGTACATGGTGCTGGTAAGGAAAAACATCAAGCCATTAAAGATATTCTTAAAGCTTTAAATATAAAGGCAAATTTAGATCGAGAGACTGATAAAATATATGAAAAATTTAAGCATAAATTGGATATGGTATATAGGCACATTGAGGTGCGTCCTTTTGACGGAGCTTTAGAAGTTTTTAGGAGTTTAAGAAAGGATGGGGTTAAGATCGTATTGAATACCGGTTATGATCGGGAGACCGCTGAATATTTATTAAGTGGCCTCAACTGGCAAATAGGTGTTGATTTTGATTTATTGGTTACTGCCGATGAAGTTAAAAATGGAAGGCCAGCACCAGATATGATTTTACTGGCCATGAAAGAATTTGTGATTGATGATGCTGGAATGGTTTTTAAAATAGGTGACTCCAGCGTTGACATTGAAGAAGGTAAAAATGCAGGTTGCGGATTAACATTTGGAATTACCACTGGAGCTCAAAATAAAGACCAGTTAAAACAGGCATTACCGGATTATATTATTCAAACATTGAAAGAATTGCCCAAAATTTTGTTGGAAAGAAGCGTTTAG
- a CDS encoding helix-turn-helix domain-containing protein, with amino-acid sequence MKDYLIGIGKRIKEIRKENKKTISDIANMANVSNGLISRVENGRTIPSLPVLLNIINCLEVEVVEFFKGMPNTNGANYIVSRAEENSLVEKEEEAIGFNYKFIFGKQLSSIGFEAVLLEVSPNSQREKVITDAYEFKYMLAGECNYSIGNEEVLLKEGDSIFFDGRIPHVPFNRSNRTARMLVMYFYL; translated from the coding sequence ATGAAAGATTATTTAATTGGTATAGGAAAGCGCATTAAGGAAATTAGGAAAGAAAACAAAAAAACCATAAGTGATATCGCCAACATGGCCAATGTGAGCAATGGTTTAATCTCCCGTGTAGAAAATGGCCGTACGATCCCTTCATTACCTGTTTTGCTCAATATTATTAATTGCCTGGAGGTCGAGGTAGTGGAATTCTTTAAAGGAATGCCCAATACTAATGGGGCTAATTATATTGTTTCCAGAGCTGAAGAAAACTCGCTGGTAGAAAAAGAAGAAGAGGCCATAGGTTTTAATTATAAATTCATTTTTGGCAAGCAACTTTCTTCCATCGGGTTCGAAGCTGTTTTACTGGAAGTCTCCCCAAATTCGCAACGTGAAAAAGTTATTACTGATGCCTATGAATTCAAATATATGCTGGCAGGCGAATGTAATTATAGTATAGGTAATGAGGAAGTACTTCTAAAAGAAGGTGATTCTATATTCTTTGATGGGCGTATCCCCCATGTCCCATTTAACAGAAGCAACAGAACAGCAAGAATGCTTGTCATGTATTTTTACTTATAA